The following proteins are encoded in a genomic region of Thermosinus carboxydivorans Nor1:
- a CDS encoding YbaB/EbfC family nucleoid-associated protein: MLENLGSIMEMVKKIQQNIENVQENLKNERIEVSSGDVIKVVINGQQDIISIELNAKYLAPDNAALLQDLLVATINNALTKSRDLNQTAMNKLTSELNLPKIPGLF; this comes from the coding sequence ATGTTGGAGAATCTAGGAAGCATTATGGAAATGGTGAAAAAAATCCAGCAAAATATTGAAAACGTTCAGGAAAATTTAAAAAATGAACGTATCGAAGTTTCAAGCGGCGATGTAATAAAGGTTGTCATAAACGGCCAGCAAGACATTATATCGATTGAATTAAATGCAAAATATTTAGCGCCGGATAATGCAGCTCTCCTTCAGGATTTGCTTGTGGCTACCATAAATAATGCTCTTACTAAATCGCGCGACCTTAATCAGACTGCCATGAATAAATTGACATCAGAGTTAAATTTGCCGAAAATCCCGGGGCTATTTTAA
- a CDS encoding transglycosylase domain-containing protein: protein MSKKHNEQGQHDRRRRGKIGRLIAIALIVFAVMVAGAGLGFVTASIHTMPSLKGEIRPAASSQVFDSNGKLIATIHSVENRLPVSINKIPKDLQNAFIAAEDARFYQHIGIDPRGILRAIWANITDRGVSEGGSTITQQLAKNALLSQERTLKRKIQEAVLALQIERQYSKTEILEMYLNQIYFGQGAYGVQAAAQVYFGKNVENLSLAECAMLAGIPKSPNYYSPANNFKAAKERQLTVLNQMVKYGYIDEATEEKAKKEEIKLASPSAKDRPTASYFVDYVVQQLIDKYGADAVYKDGLKIYTSLDLDMQQAAERAMAQLPTAYTDKNGIKQPQGALVAIDPHTGYIKAMVGGRGNDQFNRAIMAERQPGSAFKPFVYLAALENGFTAASIIDDSPISFGNWSPVNYDGKFHGPVSLRTALEQSLNVVAVKLAHQVGVDKPLYYAQQMGISTLVLHGNPNDRNLAMALGGLTRGVTPLEIASAYGVLANRGIRVEPVAIIKVVDRNGKVLEQHTHREKIVINERTAYLLTDMLRGVITHGTGTRANIGRPAAGKTGTTSDYKDAWFVGYTPDLVAAVWLGYDNDGYLEGITGGSIPASIWRTFMSSALAKYPVRDFVTPQGIVVATISTKDGLLVTDPNNKESRKEIFIEGTQPTQPSQATNKPNNHDNKDEKDKKSDEQADNKTGDKALPPPPARQDKPVTAPTTPATPPPPKPEPKKGGP from the coding sequence ATGAGTAAAAAACATAACGAGCAAGGTCAGCACGACCGACGCCGCCGCGGCAAAATCGGAAGGCTGATCGCCATTGCGCTGATTGTTTTTGCTGTTATGGTCGCAGGCGCAGGACTAGGCTTTGTAACGGCAAGTATTCATACTATGCCAAGCCTGAAAGGGGAAATTCGTCCTGCCGCATCGTCGCAGGTTTTCGATAGCAACGGAAAATTGATCGCAACTATCCACTCTGTCGAGAACCGCCTTCCCGTATCTATTAATAAAATTCCTAAAGACTTGCAAAACGCCTTCATCGCCGCTGAAGATGCCCGGTTTTACCAGCATATTGGCATTGATCCCCGGGGAATTTTACGGGCCATTTGGGCGAATATTACCGATCGGGGCGTATCAGAAGGTGGCAGCACAATCACGCAACAACTGGCCAAAAATGCCCTTCTGTCGCAAGAACGTACCCTAAAGCGGAAAATCCAGGAAGCCGTACTCGCACTGCAAATTGAGCGACAATACAGTAAAACCGAGATTTTGGAAATGTATCTTAACCAGATTTATTTCGGACAAGGTGCATATGGCGTCCAGGCTGCCGCGCAGGTATATTTCGGCAAAAATGTTGAGAACCTCTCTTTAGCGGAATGTGCAATGCTAGCCGGTATTCCGAAAAGCCCCAATTACTACTCGCCGGCTAATAACTTTAAAGCGGCCAAAGAACGGCAACTTACTGTCCTCAACCAGATGGTCAAGTATGGATACATTGACGAAGCCACAGAGGAAAAGGCTAAGAAAGAAGAAATTAAATTAGCATCACCTTCCGCGAAAGACAGACCAACAGCATCCTATTTTGTTGACTATGTTGTCCAGCAATTGATCGATAAATACGGCGCCGATGCCGTATATAAAGACGGTTTAAAAATTTATACCAGTCTCGACCTGGATATGCAGCAAGCCGCAGAGCGCGCCATGGCACAACTTCCTACCGCATATACGGATAAAAACGGAATTAAACAGCCCCAGGGAGCGCTGGTGGCGATAGATCCGCACACAGGCTACATCAAAGCAATGGTCGGCGGCAGGGGCAACGACCAATTTAACCGGGCCATCATGGCAGAACGTCAACCCGGTTCAGCTTTTAAGCCTTTTGTATACCTAGCAGCCCTCGAAAATGGCTTTACAGCCGCTTCGATTATAGATGATAGCCCTATTTCCTTTGGCAATTGGTCTCCCGTAAATTATGACGGCAAGTTCCACGGACCTGTTTCATTGCGCACCGCCCTTGAGCAATCACTCAATGTGGTAGCCGTCAAACTGGCACATCAGGTCGGCGTAGATAAACCCCTGTATTATGCCCAGCAGATGGGGATTTCTACATTAGTCTTGCATGGCAATCCCAACGACCGCAACCTGGCGATGGCCTTAGGCGGCCTTACCCGTGGCGTAACACCGCTGGAAATTGCGAGCGCTTACGGTGTATTGGCCAACCGCGGTATTAGGGTGGAGCCTGTTGCTATTATTAAAGTCGTTGACCGCAATGGTAAAGTTCTCGAGCAACACACCCACCGCGAAAAAATTGTCATTAACGAACGCACTGCTTATCTTTTGACAGACATGCTGCGTGGTGTAATCACCCACGGTACCGGTACGAGAGCCAATATCGGCCGCCCGGCCGCGGGCAAAACGGGGACAACCAGCGACTATAAAGACGCCTGGTTTGTGGGCTATACCCCTGACCTGGTTGCTGCTGTCTGGCTGGGCTATGACAATGACGGGTATCTAGAGGGCATAACCGGAGGTTCTATCCCAGCCAGTATTTGGCGTACCTTCATGAGCAGCGCCTTAGCTAAATACCCGGTACGGGACTTTGTGACGCCCCAAGGCATTGTTGTCGCTACCATATCGACTAAAGACGGACTGCTGGTTACCGATCCGAATAACAAGGAAAGCCGCAAGGAAATCTTTATTGAAGGCACGCAGCCGACCCAACCTAGCCAAGCAACCAATAAACCTAATAATCACGATAACAAAGACGAAAAAGATAAAAAATCAGACGAACAAGCCGATAACAAGACTGGCGATAAAGCATTACCCCCTCCGCCTGCCCGGCAGGATAAACCGGTCACTGCGCCTACTACACCGGCTACCCCGCCGCCGCCCAAACCAGAGCCTAAAAAAGGCGGACCATAA